The following nucleotide sequence is from Dehalococcoidia bacterium.
GTATCCACTTGAAGACATGCGGCCCGGCGACCTCTACTGGTACAACGACCCGCACAGGTCGAAGGGTGCAATACAGCATACGGGCGACATGTGCTTCACGTCACCCGTCTTCCATGATGACCGTCCCGTCGGCTTTGCGGTCAGCTACGGTCACTTCTGGGACATCGGTGGGAGTGTCGCAGGCAGCCTCTCACCTCACGCCTCCGAGATCTTCCACGAGGGGATGCTGGTCCCTCCGATCAGGATAATGCGCAAAGGTGAGATCAACCGAGAGGCCTACGCGGTCATCCTGAATAACAGCAGGTTCCCAGAGATGCTTGAAGGCGACACCCGCGCGCTGATGGCAGCATGCCGGCTCGCTGAGGATCGCGTAGCGGAACTGATGGACCGCTACAACCAGGAGGTTATATTGGAGGCGTTCGATGAGATCGTGCAGCGCAGCATCGACGCTTACAGAGACTTCGCCCGCGAAGTAATTCCTGAGGGAGAGCACCACTTCTTCGATTACGTGGACCGCGATCCGGTGGACGATGATCCAAGGCTTGTCGACGTCAAGCTGCTTAACCAGGAGGGCCGACTTGTAGCCGACCTGACTGGCAGTGGTCCACAGGCAAGAGGCCCAGTCAACTTCATCACGAGTCCGGGTGCGTTCAACCTCATACTTGCGCGACATCTCAGCTACATGAATCCAGGCCTTCCACTCAACGAGGGTGCCGTGGCCTTTCTGGACGAGGTGCGAACCGAGCCCGGGACGATAACCTACCCGAGTTTTCCGGCCCCTGTCGGGCTCAGGAGTCACACGGTCATTCGACTCATGGACATTATGGGTGGCGTACTTGCTCAGGCTAACGAAGGGCAGGGCCCCGCTGCCTCGCCGATCTACGTCATATACAATCTCCGCACTGTTAATGACGACGGACAGTATCTCTACTTCAGTGAAGGCATCGGCTCCGGTCAAGGAGCGCGTCCGACAGGGGATGGCCTAAACGTCATCTACTTCCGGGACCAACGCAACTACCCGCTAGAGTTTGAAGAAGGCGAGTTCCCTCTCCGCGTCGAGCAGTACGCGATCAGGCCAGACTCCGGAGGGCCTGGCCTCTATCGCGGAGGGTTTGGCGTTATTCGAGACGTCCGCGTGCTTGTCGACTGTACTATGAGCACGCGTATGGACAACGTGAGGTTCCCCTGCTTTGGACTCAATGGCGGGCGTGCTGGACAGCCCGGCCGATTCGTCCTGAATCCCGGCACACCTGATGAGCGAGAGGTCTCGCCTGCAGGTGAGGGAATCCAGGTAAGGGCAGGCGACCTTCTGAGGGCTGAGACCGGTGGCGGTGGCGGTTGGGGACACCCCTTCGATCGCGACCCACGAGTTGTCGCGAACGACGTTCTTGGAGGCTTCGTAACGAGAGCAGCCGCCGAATCGAGCTACGGAGTAGTCCTGACTACCAGTATGGAACTCGACAGGGAACAAACCGAGGCGCTCAGGTCACGGAATCGGCCAGATATTGAGGACGTTGATAGGGGACACCACGCCGCCGAGTGGCTGGCCCGTATGGGAACAGCTTAAGGCTCCATAGTTTGAAGGGACTCCATGGGTGCTCTCCGATCTTTGTCCCTTACAAAAGCGCACCTGAGTTTGACACCAACGTCTTCGATTCTTACCATGGAATTGGTGTGACAAGTAGTCGGTTGCCTTATTCAATCACTGGTGGTCAAAGCTGCAGATGCAAGCTCAAACTACCATCCTTCCAGAAACTTCGGCGATCAAGTACGAGGTGCGCGAGTTCCGCGATGTTTCGTACAGAACCTATCGCGCCGAGTTAAGACTGCTTAGGCTCCAACTTCTCCTACTCCAGGAGTGGGCCGCCGAGCAGGGCCAACGAATTGCGATTGTTCTTGAGGGTCGTGACGCTGCCGGCAAGGGTTCAACTGCATCGGGAATTACCCACTACCTCAATCCGAAGTTCGTCACCGTTGTCGAGCAGGGTATACCGAGCGCTAAGCAGATGAGAAATTGGCTCGGGACGCACTACAGGCAGTTGCCAACCCCCGGTCAAATGACCATTTTTGACAGGTCCTGGTACTCTCGCGCGCTCATTCAGCCAGTCATGGGTTACTGCACTATGAGACAGTACAACTACTTTATGAATCGTGTAAACGATTGGGAGAGAGACGTCATCGACGAGGGCATTCATCTTCTTAAGATATATCTCTCTGTCTCCAGGGAAGCCCAGGACATGCGTTTCAGGCTGCGGGAGAACAGCGAACTCCAGTACTGGAAGTACTCGTCAACCGACCGCATGGCTGCTGAGCGTTGGCACATGATCACTTACTTCAAAGAGCGAATGTTTGCCGTCACCTCGACAGACTATGCCCCCTGGATAGTCATCGAGTCGGATAACAAACACCAGGCCAGACTTAACGTCTTTCACTACATACTTAGCCAGTTTGAATATGACGGCAAGAATCTCAGTCTCGAATCGATTCAACCCCAGGCCAATGGACACTACTTCACCGACATGATCGTGGACGGAGTCCTGTTCAAAGACATGGACCCTGATCAGGTGGAAGTCCTAGAACGGATACTGATGCATGAGTAATGGCGACATCCCGCAGATGGCCGCCGCCGGAGGGCTTGTCCTCTGCGGTGGCCACGCACTTTTAATCAGGAAGCACGGGCTGTGGGACATCCCCAAGGGCAAGGTCAAGAAGGAGGAACCTCACGAGCGCTGTGCGCGCAGGGAGATCTCCGAAGAGACCGGCATCCGTCGAAAGCGACTTAAGGTCCGGCAGTTCTTCTGTCGGACAAGTTACATCTCCTACTACTCTGGCAAGCCGTTTAATAAAACTGTCACCTGGTTCCTGTTGGACTACGATGGAAGCACCGCAGATTCCCTGGAGCCTGACCTTTCCGAAGACATAGACCTTTGCGAGTGGATACCCGTCGACGAGCTGGTCGAGAAACTTGATGCTGGTCGGCCTTACCTCCGGGCGGTCAGGAGGACAGTCGCCGAGTCGCTCCACCTGCTGAAGCAGGCACCAATGGATGAAAGGGTAGGCTTCGCCGCATCATGAAGATTACCAGTGTTCGAGCTATCCCCATGTCCGATCCGGTTCCAGAGGAGCGTCAGCATCGGACCGATCTCGGGACTAAGGTCAAGAGCGACGCCGTACTGATACTAGTTGATACGGACGACGGTCTAACCGGCATGGGCGCTTCTCTGGGGAGCCCCGAGACTGTCTCAGCCATAGTCGAGTACGATCTTGCTCCTGCGCTGCTTGGCGAAGACCCCATGTACTCGGAACTACTGTGGGAGAAGATGTACAACGGATCCCGGTGGAAGCCTGCGCTGGAGAGAGGCCACTCTCAGCCTTCGGAGGCGCGTCGAGGTGTCACCCTCGAAGCCATAGCAGGTGTAGATATCGCGATCTGGGACGTGAAAGCACAATCCCTCGGCGTGCCCGTCTATCATGCCCTGGGAGCCGCTCGTGACACCGTCCGCGGCTACGGCTCTGGTGGATGGGCCCCTGGAGACGAGGCCGAGCAGGAGATGGCCGGCTACGCCTCAAAGGGCTTTACCGCCGTCAAGATGCGCGTCGTCGGACGCGATTGCTTCTCAATTGAAAACACAGTTCGCAGGGTGGCTGCGGCACGCAGAGGCATCGGTAAGGATGTCGAACTAATGGTGGACGCGCACGGCTCGCTGGACGTATCCACCGCGATCAGGCTGGCCCGAGAGCTTGAGCCATACGACATTTCATGGTTCGAGGAGCCTATTTCACCGGACGACCATCCCGGACTGGCTGAAGTACGCCGTTCGACGGTGATACCGATTGCCACGGGGGAGCGCGAATTCACGAGGTTTGATTTCGAGGACCTCTTCAACCATCGCGCACTGGATATCGCCCAACCGGACGTGGCGAGAGCGGGTGGCTTGACCGAGATTAGACGCATCGGAGCAATGGCATCCGCCAAGGGAATCAGGCTGGCTCCACATGCCTGGGGCTCCGGCGTGCTGTTCGCGGCCAGTATGCACGTCGCGATGTCGGCGCCGAACTGCCACATCCTCGAGGTCAGCCAGGGCTACATGCCGATGATGAACGATCTCTTCAATGAGCCATACGACATCAGGGATGGCACGGTACACGCGCCGCAAGCACCCGGTCTGGGATTCACGCTCAGTGACGATGCATTGGAACGCTTTGAGTACGTCCCAGGTCCCGAGTTCGTCTTCTAGGCGTATTCTGAGTCACCTCGCGCCACTGCGCTTGAACACCTGGCTTTCATCATGCGCAATTGCGCGCGTGAGACATCCAGATTGAGGCGATTCCAACTACCACCTGTTCACGTTTTTCTCATCATGGCTATCATCGCCGAGGTGGCGACCATGACATTCTCCACGATGTCGGCCGTGTACCGGATCACCGAGGCTGGACTTAACCCACTTCAGCTCATCCTGGTCGGCACAGTGCTGGAATTGACCGTCCTTCTTGCTGATGTACCTACAGGAGTTCTAGCGGACGTCTATAGCCGGCGTCTGTCGATGATCGTTGGGTATGTCCTGATCGGCGTCGGCTACATCCTGGAAGGGTCGCTACCGATCTTCGCGTCGATCCTTGTGGCACAGGTAGTGTGGGGATTTGGATTTACGTTCGTCAGCGGCGCGTTCCAGGCTTGGCTGTCTGACGAACTCAAGGACGACTCGAAGACCGCCGCCGTTTTCGTCAAGGCTACCAAGTACGAGTCCTTTGGTGCCCTGGCGGGCATAGGCCTGAGCGCTGCTCTGGCGACTGTCTACGTGGGCTTTTCCCTCATAGCCGGAGGCGTGATCTTTATCGGACTTGGGTTGTTCGTCGCAGCTTCTATGACAGAGACTGGATTCACTCCCAGTTCGAACAGGGAACGACGTACCTGGGATTCGATGACGAATGTACTGAAGACCGGACTCCGTGCCGTATCCATGAGCCGTGTGCTGATGGCCCTGGTTGCTATTGAGATCTTCTTCGGAATGTCCAGTGAACCGTTCGACCGGCTGTGGGCAAAGCACACCCTGGAAATGTTCGACTTCCCAGCTATATTTGGCCTTGATCCGATAGTATGGTTTGGAGTAATACAGGCCGTCGCCGCGATCGCCGCGATCGTAGGTATTTCTGTCATGGAACGCCTCGTCCCGGTCGATCGTCCATGGGCTCCCCGTCTGGCCCTGTCTCTATTCAATGTGACCATGATTGGCGCCACGCTCACTTTCGCCCTTACTGGCACGTTCGGCATAGCTATCACCATGGTGGTGGTAGTCTACGTCCTGCACCGCGTAACCTGGCCCTTCGCAGCCGCATGGATCAATAGGAACTGTGAGTCGGAGTATCGAGCAACAGTGTTCTCGCTGCACGAGCAGGCCAACTCTTTTGGGCAGGTATTCTTCGGCCCCGGCATGGGACTGCTCGCCACTCTACGTGGACTGCGAGCAGCGTTGGTTGGTGTGTCGATTCTGCTGATTCCCCCCCAGCTGCTCTACCTTGTCAGAGAGCCTTCGGCAGGTGGCGAGCAGTAGCTCAAGAATTGGCCGTTGAATAGGTCTTTTTTGAGAACTGCAACAAGCCTTTTGAGGCTACACTCACTACATCCAACCGGATCAGGTCACACTTGCCTATCACCCTTATCTGAGGTAGAGTAACCCTTGAATTGAGGCGTCGTTTCAATGCCGATTCCTACTAGAGAACCGTCGCGCAGAACACTGTGACGCCCCTTGCCCACATTTAGGCTGTATCGCGGCCCAAGCACTCGACACACAGGAGGCCAGACGTGACCACACAGGCAGTGCTCGGCGAAAGCATCAAGCGTCGCGAAGACCCAAGACTGATCACTGGAAGAGGAACGTATGTTGACGATGTCCGTCTTGTCGGCATGGTCAACATGGTCCTTGTTCGCAGCCCACATGCCCATGCCAACATCAGGAGCGTCGACACTTCGGCGGCCGAGTCGGCTGATGGCGTAGTTGCTGTATTCACAGGAGCCCAGCTTCAAGAGGAGCTCGGTTCTCTGATTTGCGGCTGGGTAGTTCCGGACACCAACGAGACTCCCCATCCACCACTTGCATTCGACAAGGTGCGCTGTGTAGGCGACGCTGTAGCTGCCGTTGCGGCCACCAGCCCACAGGCAGCAACAGACGCGGCCGCGCTTGTGCAGGTCGACTACGAAGTTCTGGACGCCGTAGTAGACATGGAAGCCGCGGTACAGGACGGCGCTGCACAGGTGCACGAAGATGCTGCAAACAACATCGCCTTCGAGTGGGAAGTTGGCGGCGGTGACTTCGATGCAGCGGCGTCTTCAGCCGGAGTTCGTGTTACAGAGCGCATAATCAACCAGAGGCTTATACCAAACCCGATGGAGCCTCGGGGTGTCGTTGCCGACTACAACCCCGGCACTAACCAACTCACTGTGTGGACATCGACACAGATCCCACACCTCGTGCGGCTGTTACTTGCCCTGGTCACAGGTCACCCCGAACACCAGATTCGGGTGATCGCCCCTGACGTGGGTGGGGGCTTTGGCTGCAAACTGTACCTGTATGCCGAAGAGGTAATCGCCTCCATACTCGCCAGGAGGCTGGGACGTCCGGTCAAGTGGATCGAGGGCAGACAGGAGAACTACCTGGCTACGACCCACGGACGGGACCACGTTGGAGAGGTCGAGATCATAGGCGACTCTGATGGGAACATCACAGGCCTTCGTACCGAGCTTTACGCCAACATGGGCGCTTATCTCTCGACATTCGCCCCGGCGATTCCCACGTACCTGTTCGGACTGATGCTCGTCGGGCCCTACAGCATCGATAATATCCAGTGCAAAGTAACAGGTGTGTATACGACCACTACACCCGTCGACGCCTACCGAGGCGCCGGACGCCCGGAGGCAACTTACCTGGTCGAGCGCATGGTCGACCGCTATGCGGCGGAAACTGGCATGGATCCGGTAGAAGTCAGGCGCAAGAACCTGATTCCTCCGTTCGAAGATGGGCACGAGGTTGCCACGACCGTCGTCTACGATAGCGGAAACTACGAGGCTGGTCTTGACCGCGCGTTGGAACTGGTCGGATACGACGACTTCCGTGCAGAGCAGGCAGCAGCCAGAGACGCAGGCCGTTATCTCGGAATTGGCCTTTCAACCTATGTGGAGATATGCGGCATGGCCCCGTCCGCAGTGGCCTACACGCTCGGCGCCCGCGCTGGCGTGTGGGAGAGCGCACTGGTCCGTGTCCATCCCACCGGCAAGGTCACGGTGTTCACCGGTTCGTCAGGACACGGCCAGGGCCACGACACCACCTTCGCGCAGCTTGCGGCCGCGGAGCTGGGCGTCGAAGTGGAAGACGTGGAGGTCATACACGGCGACACGGACAAGGTACAGATGGGAACCGGCACGTTCGGTTCCCGCAGTGCGGTCTGCGGTGGCAACGCCATCCACATGAGCATTGAGAAGATCCAGGACAAGGCCAAGCGTATAGCTGCCAACCTGCTCGAGGCTTCCCCAGAGGACATCGTCGCTGAGAACGGCCAGTACTTCGTGCAGGGTGCGCCCGCTGAGGCAAAGACCTTCCAGGAGGTCGCGCTCGCAGCCTACTGGTATGAGAGCCTGCCCGAAGGGACCGAGCCAGGACTCGAGGCAGTCAGTATCTTCGACCCGCAGAACTTCACCTGGCCCTTCGGCACGCACATCGCGGTTGTCGAGGTCGATGGCGACACCGGCGAGGTCGAGCTCCAGAAGTACGTTGCCCTCGACGACGTCGGCAACGTCATCAACCCCATGATCGTAGAGGGCATGGTGCACGGTGGAGTGGTGCAGGGCGTAGGTCAGGCGCTGACCGAAGAGGCGGTGTATGACGAGTCCGGCCAGCTCATTACTGGCAGCATGATGGACTACGCTATCCCGACTGCCAATTCTGTTCCATCTATCATCACGGATCGCACGACAACCCCGTCGCCGACGAACCCGCTCGGCGTGAAGGGTGCGGGCGAGACCGGCACCATCGCCGCGTCACCTGCAGTGATGAACGCCGTGATCGACGCGCTGTCTCCTTTTGGAGTAACTCACATGAACATGCCCGCCAAGCCGGAGAAGGTCTGGCGAGCCATGCAGGGATAGACCAGATATCGACAGGCATATAGTAAGTTCTGAGACCGCCCCGACCTTAGTGTCGGGGCGGTGTTCTTGAGAGGCCCAAACTGAACGAGCCAGACCCAATCAGAGACATCGTCCGCGAGTTGGAGTCGCGCGACTACATCGCCGACCCTGCCATCGCAACGTCGATCTACATGGCCCAGGCGTTGGGACGTCCGCTGCTGATAGAAGGACGCGCAGGCGTCGGCAAGACCGAGATCGCGAACGTCATGTCCCAGCTCATGGATACGCGCCTCATCCGGCTTCAGTGCTATGAGGGTCTTGACGTCACTACCGCACTCTACGAGTGGAACTACCCCAAGCAGTTACTTTGGATCAGGCTCGACGAGGGAAGCGGTCGCTCATCGGAGCAGCGGGAAGAGCAGATTTTCAGTCGTGACTTTCTGCTGGAGAGGCCTCTACTCTCCGCGCTGACACAGCCTGACAAGCCACCAGTACTTCTCATCGACGAAGTCGACCGCGCCGACGAAGAGTTCGAAGCGTTCCTCCTTGAGGTGCTATCAGAGTTCCAGGTGACGATTCCCGAGATCGGAACGATCGCAGCCAAGCACCGCCCTCTTGTGATCCTTACCTCCAATCGCACCCGCGATCTCTCTGACGCTTTGCGCCGCCGCTGCCTTTACCTCTGGATCGACTACCCGGACCTTGAAAAAGAGCTGAGAATAGTTCGCCGTAAGGTGGACGGCATCTCGGAGAAACTCGCACGCCAGGTCTGCCAGTTCGTAGAGAACGCACGCGATTCCGGTCTCGACAAAGTTCCTGGAATCTCGGAGACGTTGGACTGGGCAAAAGCAATGGTCATCCTCCACTACGATCACCTTGACCAGGATGCTGTGAGGCAAACGCTCGGCGCCCTCGTCAAAGACGCCGACGATCTGGACAGATTCCGTGAAGAGGCCATCGTGAAGATCATGGCCCTGGTCGGCGATTAACCCTTCTCTCGTACACCTCGGGTTCAGCCGGCCCTAACTGCCGCTCCACGTTGTGTTGCGCCGCCCTTCGACCTGTAATACGCTTGACCGAACCTGTCGCATCAACCAGGAGGCGCAAATGAGCATCACACTTGAAGAGGCCCAGACGATGGTTGCGGCCGCGTTGGCAAAGGCCGAGGAACTCAACATCAAGATAAATGTAGCGGTCTGCGACGCAGGCGGCCGACTTGTCGCCTTTGCCAGAATGGATGGCGCGATCTGGGCTGGCGTATATGGCAGCCAGGGCAAGGCGGTTGCATCTGTTGCCTTCGGCAGACCCAGTGGCGAGATGCAGGAGCGGGCGGGAAGTCCGATAGTGACCGGTATTCGCGCCGCAGAAGGTGACCATATGATCGCCAGCCTTGGCGGAGTCCCACTCGTCAGGGATGGCGCTGCGGTCGGCGCGGTCGGTGTTGGTGGTGGTACCGGCGAGGAAGACGAAGAGTGCGCCCAGGCAGCCGTGGACTCAGTCTCCTGATCCCTCCATTTCACCAGTACACAAAACTCGGAGTATAACCATGCCTCAGATGACTGGAAAACGCGCCTTTATGGAGATGCTCCGCGCCGAGGGTGTGAAGTACATTTTCGGAAACCCGGGCACCAGCGAGGGCGCAATCCTGGATGCTCTGGAAGACTACCCGGACATCGAGTACATCCTCACGACGCAGGAAGGCGCTGCTATGGGTATGGCGGACGCCTACGCTCGTTCGACGCAGCAGCCCGCCTTCGTGAGCCTGCACATCGAGACTGGACTCGCCAACGGGATCAGCCTCCTTCACAACGCCAAAGAGGGCGGCACTCCAATGGTGGTCACCAGTGCAAACAAGGACATCCGCAAGCTGGCAGAGGGACGGACACAGCTCGACGAAATGACCCGGCTCTTCACTAAGTGGAGCGCGGAGGTTACACATCCTGAGCAGATTCCTTCGGTTATGAGACGCGCATTCACCGAAGCCAAAACGCCCCCGACTGGCCCCGTATACATAGGCTTCTCCGCGAACGCACTCGATGACGAGGGCGAGGTTGAGATCGTTCCTTCACCGCCTGGCTACTTTAAGATGGCCCCGGACGCAGAGGCAATATCGGATGCCAGCGAACTACTCTCAGGGGCGAGTAATCCAGTCATGATAGTGGGCGATAGACTCGCCCAGTCTGGGGGGATCGAGGAAGCTGTCCGAGTCGCCGAGCTTCTCGGCGCAAGAGTTTACTCCTCTGCCTACTCCGAGATGAACTTCCCGACTGACCACCCGCAGTTCATGGGACGTTCCGCGCCGATCTCGCCTGCGGGCAGGGAGTTGTTTGCCGACGCCGACGTGGTCCTCGCCGTTGGCACCAACGTCTTCAGCGGATTCTTCCACTTCCAGGGTCGTGCCCTCAGCCAGGACACCAAGCTCATCCACATGGACCAGGCAGCAAGGGAGATCGGCAAGAGCGAACCGACAGACATAGGTATCATCTCGGACCCCAAGGTAGGGCTTGCCCACCTCGCTGATGCATTGGATTCCGATCTGACCGGTGCGCACAGGGAAGCTGCCAAAGGCAGAGCTGCCAACCTGTCAGAAGCGAAAGTAGCCCAACAGGCGGCGACTGAAGCTCGTCTCAAGGAGCGATGGGACCTGAGTCCTATGTCCACAGAGCGCATGATGCACGAGGTAGCACAGGCGCTTCCTCCTGATACCCTGATTGCGGATGATTCCGTGACTACACGTGATTCAATCCACGCAGCTATCGCCTTTGACACGCCTGGCACCGTCTTCGGAGAGAGGGGCGGAGCACTGGGCTGGGGCATGGGTGGCACACTTGGACTCAAGTTGGCGAATCCAGACAGGCCCGTCGTAGGCATCATCGGCGACGGGAGTTCGATGATGACCGTCCAGGCGCTTTGGACGGCGGCCACATACAACATCCCGGTTGTATATATCATCTGCAACAATCGGGCTTACCGCATCTTGAAGCTCAACATGAACGTTTACAAGCGTGACATCCTTGGAGAGTCCGATCCTCAGAGCCAGTACCTGGCGATGGACTTTCCGATCCCGTTCAACATCGCCGGCATCGCTGAAGGCATGGGGATACCTGGTCGAAACATTACCGATCCTGAGGAGATCGGGCCGGCTATCGAAGAGGCTCTTAAGTCGGGCGGCCCAGCCGTTTTAGACATCTCAATAGATGGCTCTGTAGCTTGACCCACAATTGACAGACGACGTATAGTACGCGGCGAATCAGGAAGCCTCCATGACACGCAAATTGACTTCCTGCTCCGTTAACCCTGACGATGGAGGATTGACCCATGGCATACGGTTCCGGAGACTTCCAGTACGAGCTGGTTGAGGGTTGGGGAGACCTCCCCGACGGCTATGAGTGGCATCAGGTTGCAGGCGTTGCAGTGGATAGCAACGACAATGTTTATGCCTTCAATCGTAGCTCCCACCAGATGATGGTGTTCGATAGCGACGGGGCGTTTCTGAACACTTGGGACCAGACATTTGAGGGCCCCCACGGTATCCATATTGGCCCGGACAACTGTGTGTACCTTGCCGACCGAGATGCCCACGTAGTCTCAAAGTACTCTCTCGATGGTGAGCTGCTCCTGCGGCTTGGAACTGGTCGGCCCTCGGAGACTGGCTACACATCGAACTCTGAACCCGTTCCCAAGGCGGCGGGGCCATTCAACCTGCCAACGAGTATCGCAGTAACAGAAGAAGGTGAGATATTCATCTCGGACGGCTACGGCAATAGCCGGGTCCACAGGTACAACTCCACGGGTTCACTGGTCCTGTCCTGGGGCCTGCCCGGTAAGGTGAATCCTGGTGACTTCCACTTGCCGCACGGGATTGGACTCGACCACGATGGCTATGTCCTCGTGTGCGATCGCGAAAACGATCGCCTGCAGGTCTTTGACCAGGAGGGCGAGTTTGAGGAGATATTCACCGGATTCCGACAGCCAACTGACGTTCACGTCGGGCCAGATGGCGAGATATACGTCCCCGAGCTTCAGGGCAGGATGACCATCATCGACAACGGGGGCAACATTCTCGCCCAGTGGGGCGGAGACCGCACCCACGAGGCCGGTCTGTTCTGGGCACCACACGGCGTTGCCGTCGACTCCCGCGGCGACATCTACATAGGTGAAGTCCTGGAAGGGCAACGCCTGCAGAAGTTCGCCCGCCTCAGGTAGTTATGGAATCTGGACTATTCGCAATTGTCGGCATAGTCATTGGCTTGCTTGTCGGCGGACTGGTGACCTGGCTGGCAGTGCGATTACGTTCAGGAGATTCCAGCACACGACTGGAGCAGGAAGCTAGAGTTGCTTCCGAACTCAGAAATGAACGGGACTCACTTCGTCTGGAGAGAGACGAGGCGCACCGGCAACTTGCTGCCGCTCAAGCTAGTCTCAACTCTGTAGCAGCTCAGAACGAGTCGAATTCGACCGCCTTAGAACACGCAAGGGTTGCCTCCCAACAAGCTGGCGAGACTGTCGCATCTCTGCAGCAGCAACTTCGTGACGCCAACCGTCGCCTGGAAGAGCAGGGCGATATCGAAAAGACACTAGTCGACCAGTTCAAGGTACTGGCGACAGAGGTTATCGACAGCAACAACGAAAAGTTTCTCACTGCCGCCGACGAGAAGGTCGGCAACCTCGTCCAACAGGCGAAGAAGGACTTCTCCCTCAGTAAGGAAGCGGTCAACGACCTCGTTAAGCCTCTCTCGGAAGAGCTAAAGAGGATAGAAACTGCCAGGACCGACTCACAGGGCAGTCTTCGACAGCATTTAGAGACCCTCGCCAGCAGCAACAAGGCACTCGAACTGGAGACCCGTAACCTGACGACGGCACTGAAGCGTCCCGAAGTTCGTGGCAGTTGGGGCGAGATTCAACTCCGGCGGGTTGCCGAGCTCGCTGGAATGACCAACTACTGCGACTACGAGGAGCAGGTAAGCATCCAGTCAGGTGAAGGGAGCACGGAACGCCCCGATATGGTTGTCCGTATGCCCAGCAACAGGACAATCGTCGTCGATGCCAAGACCCCAATGGACGCCTATCTGAGGTCAATTGAGTCTGACACTGATGAGGACCGTGAGAGCCAGCTAGCCCGGCACGCCGAACAGGTAAAGGCCAGGGCAACTTCGCTATCACGAAAGGCCTATTGGGACGCCCTGGACCGCTCACCTGAATTCGTCGTGATGTTCCTCCCGGGTGAGTTCCTGCTTCAGCCTGCGCTGGAGCGTGATCCCGAGTTGTTCGATCGCTCGATGCAGCAGAGAGTCATAATCGCGACTCCCAACACTCTGATGGCCCTGCTGAAGACTGTAGAGATGGGCTGGAAAGAGGCACAACTAGCGGAACACGCTCTTGAGGTCCAGAAAATCGGCCAGGAGCTGCATGACCGCTTGGCCGTGTATGCGGGGCACGTCTCCAGAGTCGGCAGTTCGCTGCGTTCCGCTGTCAGCAGCTACAACAGCGCAGTTGGGTCTTTTGACAGTAGAGTCGCCGTGTCGGCGCGCCGGTTCAGGGAACTTGGCGTGCCGGCCACAGACGAAATACCAGAACTCGATCAGATAGACATCGATGTTCGAGAGATCACTGCTCGCCATTTGCCTGACGCGCAACTTGCGCTATCAGATGGCGATGCCGACGAT
It contains:
- a CDS encoding hydantoinase B/oxoprolinase family protein; translation: MSVDPITLEIVRGAVSSIIRQMEALIERTAMSPVIKEKMDYFVGVYDLDGRVVDGFLSTSGPRIVDPVLEEYPLEDMRPGDLYWYNDPHRSKGAIQHTGDMCFTSPVFHDDRPVGFAVSYGHFWDIGGSVAGSLSPHASEIFHEGMLVPPIRIMRKGEINREAYAVILNNSRFPEMLEGDTRALMAACRLAEDRVAELMDRYNQEVILEAFDEIVQRSIDAYRDFAREVIPEGEHHFFDYVDRDPVDDDPRLVDVKLLNQEGRLVADLTGSGPQARGPVNFITSPGAFNLILARHLSYMNPGLPLNEGAVAFLDEVRTEPGTITYPSFPAPVGLRSHTVIRLMDIMGGVLAQANEGQGPAASPIYVIYNLRTVNDDGQYLYFSEGIGSGQGARPTGDGLNVIYFRDQRNYPLEFEEGEFPLRVEQYAIRPDSGGPGLYRGGFGVIRDVRVLVDCTMSTRMDNVRFPCFGLNGGRAGQPGRFVLNPGTPDEREVSPAGEGIQVRAGDLLRAETGGGGGWGHPFDRDPRVVANDVLGGFVTRAAAESSYGVVLTTSMELDREQTEALRSRNRPDIEDVDRGHHAAEWLARMGTA
- a CDS encoding polyphosphate kinase codes for the protein MQAQTTILPETSAIKYEVREFRDVSYRTYRAELRLLRLQLLLLQEWAAEQGQRIAIVLEGRDAAGKGSTASGITHYLNPKFVTVVEQGIPSAKQMRNWLGTHYRQLPTPGQMTIFDRSWYSRALIQPVMGYCTMRQYNYFMNRVNDWERDVIDEGIHLLKIYLSVSREAQDMRFRLRENSELQYWKYSSTDRMAAERWHMITYFKERMFAVTSTDYAPWIVIESDNKHQARLNVFHYILSQFEYDGKNLSLESIQPQANGHYFTDMIVDGVLFKDMDPDQVEVLERILMHE
- a CDS encoding NUDIX domain-containing protein, whose product is MSNGDIPQMAAAGGLVLCGGHALLIRKHGLWDIPKGKVKKEEPHERCARREISEETGIRRKRLKVRQFFCRTSYISYYSGKPFNKTVTWFLLDYDGSTADSLEPDLSEDIDLCEWIPVDELVEKLDAGRPYLRAVRRTVAESLHLLKQAPMDERVGFAAS
- a CDS encoding mandelate racemase/muconate lactonizing enzyme family protein, with the translated sequence MKITSVRAIPMSDPVPEERQHRTDLGTKVKSDAVLILVDTDDGLTGMGASLGSPETVSAIVEYDLAPALLGEDPMYSELLWEKMYNGSRWKPALERGHSQPSEARRGVTLEAIAGVDIAIWDVKAQSLGVPVYHALGAARDTVRGYGSGGWAPGDEAEQEMAGYASKGFTAVKMRVVGRDCFSIENTVRRVAAARRGIGKDVELMVDAHGSLDVSTAIRLARELEPYDISWFEEPISPDDHPGLAEVRRSTVIPIATGEREFTRFDFEDLFNHRALDIAQPDVARAGGLTEIRRIGAMASAKGIRLAPHAWGSGVLFAASMHVAMSAPNCHILEVSQGYMPMMNDLFNEPYDIRDGTVHAPQAPGLGFTLSDDALERFEYVPGPEFVF
- a CDS encoding MFS transporter encodes the protein MTFSTMSAVYRITEAGLNPLQLILVGTVLELTVLLADVPTGVLADVYSRRLSMIVGYVLIGVGYILEGSLPIFASILVAQVVWGFGFTFVSGAFQAWLSDELKDDSKTAAVFVKATKYESFGALAGIGLSAALATVYVGFSLIAGGVIFIGLGLFVAASMTETGFTPSSNRERRTWDSMTNVLKTGLRAVSMSRVLMALVAIEIFFGMSSEPFDRLWAKHTLEMFDFPAIFGLDPIVWFGVIQAVAAIAAIVGISVMERLVPVDRPWAPRLALSLFNVTMIGATLTFALTGTFGIAITMVVVVYVLHRVTWPFAAAWINRNCESEYRATVFSLHEQANSFGQVFFGPGMGLLATLRGLRAALVGVSILLIPPQLLYLVREPSAGGEQ